The Monodelphis domestica isolate mMonDom1 chromosome 7, mMonDom1.pri, whole genome shotgun sequence genome window below encodes:
- the TNFRSF17 gene encoding tumor necrosis factor receptor superfamily member 17, with protein sequence MQTTQRCFQNEYLDNLLHACKPCHLRCSNTPPLVCQSYCNASTTSSLKIIDVNLWIYLSVGIISSLTVFLLILMLKKRSPERSKEELKNTGMTFRERDNITFVYIFAETKAELKEIIKVDLDRNENDEAGIFPRNSTTMTYMVEECKYKDCGEGDDISFPFPTMEEGATVFVDTKTNDFCKSSPSSMNDTFMGLWKSVFTT encoded by the exons ATGCAGACCACTCAAAGGTGCTTCCAAAATGAATATTTGGACAATTTGCTACATGCTTGCAAACCTTGTCACCTTCGATGTTCAAACACACCCCCTTTGGTGTGTCAGAGTTATTGTAATGCAA GTACTACCAGTTCTCTGAAAATCATAGACGTGAATCTTTGGATCTACTTAAGTGTGGGAATAATTTCATCTTTGACAGTTTTCTTGCTAATACTTATGCTGAAGAAAAGAAGCCCAGAGAGATCAAAGGAAGAATTGAAAAATACAG GTATGACTTTTAGAGAAAGagataatattacatttgttTATATCTTTGCAGAGACAAAAGCTGAGCTAAAGGAGATAATTAAAGTTGATCTTGATAGGAATGAAAATGATGAAGCTGGAATTTTCCCTAGAAACAGCACAACTATGACATACATGGTAGAAGAATGCAAGTATAAAGACTGTGGCGAAGGGGATGATATATCCTTTCCATTTCCAACTATGGAGGAAGGAGCAACTGTTTTTGTCGACACAAAAACAAATGACTTTTGTAAGAGTTCACCAAGTTCCATGAATGACACTTTCATGGGGTTATGGAAATCTGTTTTCACAACATAA